NNNNNNNNNNNNNNNNNNNNNNNNNNNNNNNNNNNNNNNNNNNNNNNNNNNNNNNNNNNNNNNNNNNNNNNNNNNNNNNNNNNNNNNNNNNNNNNNNNNNNNNNNNNNNNNNNNNNNNNNNNNNNNNNNNNNNNNNNNNNNNNNNNNNNNNNNNNNNNNNNNNNNNNNNNNNNNNNNNNNNNNNNNNNCGGTCGTGAACAGTGGCAGTGGCAGGCGCGCGTCTGCGCGCGCCTGCCGAGAGCTCTCGGCAGGCGctgccgagagcgctcggcagcACGCAGGCGGGCGCGCGCGGGCGCTTGCATGGGCGCGCCCCTTCGGCTgtttttcgtgtcccttcgatttttctgANAGCAATAatccctctttttttttttatcaaattttattttaaaagtgaaacaacaaacattataaaaaaatattgtttatttcatattaaactaattaaaaattatatttttaaaattatttatcagtATTCTTTGTTTAGAAAAATAGTAGATCAAATCATTAGTGTTTAATAAGTAACAATAAGACATCACGTTTAATTGTTCTTCTTCCATGACAGAGGCCAATCTCAAATTCTCTTAATCTTAAATCTCAATATAAAGTATtgacaaatatttcacataAGATCAATAATATTTCATTGTGAGCATTACGAACTTTTTACTAGCAGATCAAGAAGTGATTTCACTGTTTGAAAATTATGCGCATTTCTTCATTTATACTGGCATGAATATCATCCACGCGCAACGAGTATTCTAGACTCTCTTGATCTCTCAAGAAATGTTAGCATCGAGTGTGATACAGATGATTCTTTTCTTGGATATATGTCTTATTGTGAATCATATACAGAACAAAATTACTGCAAAAACACGAAGGACGTTTCATCTTGCTAACCTTAAACTGGTTTCATATCTGGTACGTTTAGTGATGAGTCGTCAAGATTCGATTTTGGAATATGGAGCGTTGGGATAATGGGATCTCTTCTTCTTGGTGTAACTGTCATCGTTAAGCCTTCTGTTGTATGAATTGTTGCTCCTGTAGTCATTTTAACCTGCAAAGCAGCGTACATGACACAGAGAACATCAGTATTTTTAATACATTTGTGTTACAATCGGAATGTGCGACTCACAGGAGGTGCTCCGAGGGCCATTTGGAAGTCGAATCTACGAACAAGCATGGCCACAGCTACTATAATCTGAAATCAGTAGATATGTTATAGCTAGTCATTTTATCACAAGTTACGAGACGGAGACATTTTGCACTTGATCAATTTAGAATAAATTACCTCAAATGAAGCAAACATGTCTCCGATGCATTTTCTTGGTCCTCCACCAAAAGGCAAGTAGCTGCAAAAGCAAAATTAGTGACACTTCAACGTTCTCATTTCATTTATACAGCGTGGTACAATGAAACAAAATTCCTACTAGACTCTGAAGTTGCATTTCCAAACAGGCAACTAACAATCTCTCACCGTTTTTtgtaacttaaaattttaatttattttatgtcaTGGGTACTTTCGTCGTTCAACTTTGTTACTTCTTGGTAAAAGGGAACTGAACAAAAACAACGAAAAATAAGTAAACGGTGTTATAGTTCAACTAGTTGTATCAAACAAATAATTCAAACCTGAAATTTTGATTCGTTTCATTGGGATTAGGACCATCTAAGGGCCATCTTTCAGGATTGAACTTGTCAGCATCTTCCCAATGTTTCGGGCAACGATGCAAATTCCAAACAGAAATGAAAATATCTTCTCCACTGCAGGAAAATCACATACATGAGAAGGAAGCAATTACAAAAAATCAAGATTCAGAGGGAAAGAAACCAACCTTTTAATCGGGTATTCTCCGAGTACGTCATCTCCAAGAGACCGACGAATCAAAACAGGTGGCTGGGGATAGAGTCTTAAGGACTGTAAAATATTGGGATACGTTAaagctatttaaatgtaaagaTGCTAAAACCGCAAAAATAACAGATGATATTTGGCAAAGGCATTTTCTCACTTCATTAATGACTCGAGTAGTATATTTAAGCTTCTTCATGTCTTCCATGGTCGGGAATCGATCGCCCAAAACTGAATCAACCTAAGAGCACCGGTTTAATAAACAATGCAGCACTACAGTTATCACATGCAAGTGAGGGATGTCAAGTCAAGAAGATCCAGAAAAGTAGTTTTGACCCACCTCGTTTCGAAGCTTGGCCACGACACTAGGTTCCTGCAGGTTATAAGAACATAAATGGGATTAGAGGTTCATAATGGAAAGGATTTAAATGCCCAGAACACCACCTTGGAAAGAAGATAAAAGGTCCACGTGAGTACTGCGGCAGATGTTTCATGCCCAGCTATCAGCAATGTCATCAGATCGTCACGGAGTTGTTTGCTCGAGACCTACAAATGACAGCATGAGAACCTTGCCATCATCAAATTCATTTGTCAATGCATACATTCAAATTACAGAACTGGTTATTATACATCATCCCCAGATGCTAACAGGAAATGAAGAATACTAGGATCTTGTTCATTCATGTATTCCTCGTGAAACAGCAACTCTTCTTCGTCTACCATCCTCTGCAAATCCaagaaatcaaaacaaaataaacttCCCAACAAAAACTTTATTTATGACACAAGTGGTGCTAGTCGACTATAGTACAGGAAAATGGTAAAAATTAGTAGAAAGAATAAGGAAGCATATGATAtgacataaaataattataccTTACATATGGCAATCAGATCATCAAGCGTATCATTGATCAGCTTCATCGCTGCGTTGACCTTCTTCAGCTTCGGTGAAATATCTTTCCATATGGGAATCTCCCAAAGTGGAATCGGTGCAACGCTACGATCTTCTGCTTCTCGCAATACAGTGTATACAGCCTGCTCTAGGCCAGATGCAATGCATTAAACAGTGACATGTTAACAAGCAATTGGATGAAATCATACAAAGAAAAATCCAATACCTCGACTATTCCAGCATCAACTTCTAAGGAATCAAAATCGTAGTTAAACACTGCTTTCCCAATGATATCTAATGTCAAACGGGAGAAAAGGGACTCCATCTCAACATCCTCACCATCAGATGCAGCAGCATCGAGCTTTTTGCAGAGTCTATCTGTGGCTGCTCCAAACAGCTTAAACATTGCTGCTACAAACTAAATTTAGCATTGAGACGTAATATCAGAGAAAAACATATAAGGAGCAATATTCATACAAGATAAGAAAACCAATTATATATTTCAGTTTAAATATCTCTCCCACTAGAATATATACCGTGACAAAAAATAGAAGAGAGAAATATATACGAATTTTTTACAGCCATCCCAGTACTACCTTCTGATGCAATGCTGGAACTATAGCCCGTCTCCTGACACGCCATACTTCCCCATCAGCAGGTATAAGCCCTTTCCCCAtcacaaaatcaagaatttcaGCTAAAATACCCTGGTAATAAAACCGAACATGGGTTTTATCATGAAGATCATGATTGCATAGTAGGAAAGAAAAACCATGCACTTTTACACTACTTTACCTTCGAATAACCTTTTGGATTgtctttcaaaatatatttagcAATGGCAGGATCCGACACTATTAAAAATGACTGCAATGCAAGCCTCAACACGATTACTCActgaaaatacattttcaagAGAAGGCATTAAAGGAAAAGGCAAAGCAAACCTTCAGACCGAATGTTAGCCTAAAAATTCCACCATAAGTTAAGTAAAGCTCATATAGAGGAACGAAGAAGGCCTCGCTTCTGATGGCAGAAATTGATCCTTTTGCCTCTGGGATTCTCGGGTAGTCCAAAGAACCTCCCGACAAATTGAATATGAAGTCAAGCAACTCTTCCGGCACGCCAAATTTCAACAACTTGTTTTTCGTTTGGGATTGAAAGCTATCATTGACAAGAAAAAGACAAACACAAATGCACAGTCAAGCTAGTCTTTTTAGCTTCTAAACAAAGAACAGGTACAAATTCAGATTCACACCTAGCCTTCTTGACAGTAAATTCACCGGAGGATATTCGTGTCGACAGCTCGACACGGCGCTTCTCTTCTAAAAGTATCTCCACTTCCTTCACGGTGTAGTTTTGGAGATCATCGCCATCACTCCCGCTGGGACCTCTCCCATTACTCGAATACGAGCAGCTAATCAACCAACCACTCCCTGAACATGCGATTAACCAAAAAATTACCCAAACAAAAACCATAAACTCCCAGATTATACATGGTGCAATACGAACTGTACTCACCAACGTTTCGCCTAAGCTTAAGTTCGCGCTTGAGTCTGCTTCCGTGCGATTTAGTGTCGACGATTTGGGGGGAGAACTGAGGAAAAGAGAGGCTGGCAGCCATTGTTTCCTAGAGAGAGAGCGGGAACACGGATAATGCTGGTGAAGAATGACTCTCTGATGTGTCGGCTTATTATGATTGACACGAGAACCTTTGCAGGAAAAGGTTCGGAAAAGGTTAATGTACAACTGATTAGGCTTGATGTACTACGAAAATTGAGCCGTCCCACCTTTATACACGAAAAAGGCGTGGCATTAGCAAAACCTCCACCAAACCACTAACGAACAAGAAGAGGTATCTTTTTCCGTGTCGGCACTTTAACGTTCTCACTGTTCTTTCCCAAgggtttaaataaaataaaataaaataaaataattgttattatatattatatttttaattatgattttcagcACATTTTAAATAAGTAGAAGAAACAAAAAAGTATGTGTTTATACgaataaaaatgtttgatatatatattgaagtAATTGTGGTATACAATAAATGCTCCTTGTAGAGCTAGCACAAATAGAAATGAACGACGACAACGTAGGGGAGACTAAAAAAATTTCCTAGTATCGAACGTACGTGCTAGCTTGCTCTTTATAACTGCTGATTCGGGTCAACAAAAGGCTATGCAAGAAAATTCAATTAATCCCGGATTCAAACGACAcgtcaaaattatgttatgcgTATCAGCTAAATTAATCCAAAATTTCTAGGTTTGTCCGTCCTTAATATGATCATGATATACGTAAAAATATTAACCAAACAAGAAGATTTCAAATAACACAGTTTTTTACGCATCAATATCAAATCACCActacctatatatatatattatatatagtgGCGCAAAACCATAgaataataaacaataaatcGCCTCACCTAAAACTAAGGCTTAATATTGATTCATCCGAACCTTGAGATTATATATACACCAAGAATGGTCgaataaacaacaaaaaaaggCATTAAAATCCAGAAAACCCCCCGGATCACATCGAAAAGCAAACAATTTGTCCCATCTGACGAACCCATTTCAGGATAATCAAAAGgggaaaaaattcaaataaaattgtTAAGTAAAATCCTAACACCGAAATAAATAACCGATCAATTAGGAGTTACAAAATATGCATGcacaattatttttatcaaatagTATGTAATATAACTTATAAAGATATGTACGTATTcgataaatatgaaattaataaCTGTCGACGTTagtttttctatatatatatttttgttaatattcGCATATAATTAGTCGAAGTAGTAAATTTAGTTTTGTATATGGACACAATCAATCATTAtacataaattcaaatttaatatataataatagatGGGTACGTATTTATGGCTCCTCAATACATATCTATTTATAAACGTATAGCTCtaacaatattatatttttaatcctaagatatatattatatatatatatataaaaatacacacacacacatcatatTACGTATGACTAtatgtattattatattttgacatataatGTGGGACATGGACCATCCATACATTTTTGGGCTATGACATGCAAGTATGCCAGCTATGCTCAGTTTCAAGCTGAACACGTGGCTCATACCCTCATGGTTCGACACGTGTCCATACAGTTGTTTCGCATAAATGATACGCCAAGTGCCTCTTCGTAATCTGTACAGACACTTCGTCGATCCTAGTATGATCTATGTACCAGAATTCAGGTGAAAATTGGATGGTTGGGTTTGAGTGCGTAGATAGATCGTCTTACGGACAGAACATTAGAATTTGATATCTCATAAGGATCCGGGTTATGGATGATCCGAGAGGATAATTCGATGGCTCAGATCAAAGTCAAATATACTGGGTACTTTCTTAATTACCCGGGCACTACTTCTCTTCCCGGGCAGTCAAGAGTCTGGGCCCTCATACAAGCACCCGGGTATCTTATCACCCGGGTTACCTCGAGAATTACACCACACTCGAGTGTGATTGATACGGGCTGTCTAATCTTTCAGAGCAACATGGatttggagtgtcctagaagtcatcagagaTAGGGTGGCTTGACATGACGTCAACAACAAAGACTATAAGTGGTAGGTATGCACACAAATCGAGGTAATCCTAGATTTTCCTTCCTATAAATAGCATGTATTAATGTCAATAACAGATTCTGAAATTCTTTACTCTCAAGCACACATATATCCTCACATATATTACTTATGTTCTTCATCTACAAACCTGCTGACTTTAGCATCGGAATGGCTatgccggacacccctccggcgcctattcacgagttcttttattgtttgcaggtgttattgaagccattatcttcactcaaatttccTAAACATTAAATTATCTTTATTATCCAGTGGATTGCCCACACAACCTGTACCCAATTCTCCCGGATAATATCAgaattattgaaaaatacactACGAAAACTACATTAATTGTCACCCAAAATAAGAGAAACAATGCAAAAAAACTTGAGAACACAAATGGGGAGCTTACCCTAcataatttatagatttttctAACATGGAAAATAAGCTTTAACTTAATGGGCCTGTCATATAACTTACATTAAGGCTTTTGATGACATTCATATAGTAAgctcattttaatttaataagcttttattttgaaatgatattACCCATCAATGAGATAAGTTTATGAGTAAGTAGTGGCAATTAAATATTGATTATTGCAAATTATTTtccttaaaattataattttgtaaatctaataatttaaaatatttaaaaagttCAAATGTGTTTGGAGAAGCCAAAAAGAACATATATAATTATGACTGAGATAAATGGTGTGGCGGTGATGACACCCACGGCTTTAACTTTGTCAAACGACGACACGTTTCACTGATTCACCTTGCTGACATTTATTTGCCAAAACCCTCCTAACAAAA
The DNA window shown above is from Primulina huaijiensis isolate GDHJ02 chromosome 12, ASM1229523v2, whole genome shotgun sequence and carries:
- the LOC140989168 gene encoding protein LUTEIN DEFICIENT 5, chloroplastic-like, producing MAASLSFPQFSPQIVDTKSHGSRLKRELKLRRNVGSGWLISCSYSSNGRGPSGSDGDDLQNYTVKEVEILLEEKRRVELSTRISSGEFTVKKASFQSQTKNKLLKFGVPEELLDFIFNLSGGSLDYPRIPEAKGSISAIRSEAFFVPLYELYLTYGGIFRLTFGLKSFLIVSDPAIAKYILKDNPKGYSKGILAEILDFVMGKGLIPADGEVWRVRRRAIVPALHQKFVAAMFKLFGAATDRLCKKLDAAASDGEDVEMESLFSRLTLDIIGKAVFNYDFDSLEVDAGIVEAVYTVLREAEDRSVAPIPLWEIPIWKDISPKLKKVNAAMKLINDTLDDLIAICKRMVDEEELLFHEEYMNEQDPSILHFLLASGDDVSSKQLRDDLMTLLIAGHETSAAVLTWTFYLLSKEPSVVAKLRNEVDSVLGDRFPTMEDMKKLKYTTRVINESLRLYPQPPVLIRRSLGDDVLGEYPIKSGEDIFISVWNLHRCPKHWEDADKFNPERWPLDGPNPNETNQNFSYLPFGGGPRKCIGDMFASFEIIVAVAMLVRRFDFQMALGAPPVKMTTGATIHTTEGLTMTVTPRRRDPIIPTLHIPKSNLDDSSLNVPDMKPV